A stretch of the Papaver somniferum cultivar HN1 chromosome 6, ASM357369v1, whole genome shotgun sequence genome encodes the following:
- the LOC113286115 gene encoding expansin-like A1 isoform X2: protein MAVLVLCFFFLLHTISCATAATNCDACLHQSKAAYFHSSSPISWACGYGYLAKDLYEGYTAAGVPSLFKDGVDCGTCFHVKCKDKKLCRGRGTKLVLTNNYKSDFGIDLVLSDRAFISMAYKDKAREMLDRRIIDIEYKRIPCEYTNQNLSVRIEASSKKLDSLAVAFLYQGGQTEIVAVSVIDQFDRSRPMVRIYGTVWDMSPVPEGPPSFRLLVAQGFDGSMAASEKGLPADWKVREMYDLGVQMNGIIDYRDGCSGC from the exons ATGGCTGTTTTAGTTCTGtgcttctttttccttcttcataCAATTTCATGCGCGACAGCTGCGACTAATTGTGATGCTTGTTTGCATCAAAGCAAGGCTGCTTATTTCCATTCTTCCTCTCCTATCTCAT GGGCATGTGGGTATGGTTACTTAGCAAAGGACTTATATGAAGGATATACAGCAGCTGGTGTTCCTTCCCTATTTAAAGATGGTGTTGACTGTGGAACCTGCTTTCAT GTTAAGTGCAAGGACAAGAAACTCTGCAGAGGAAGAGGGACCAAACTGGTGTTAACTAATAATTATAAAAGTGATTTTGGTATAGATTTGGTTCTCAGTGACAGAGCTTTTATATCTATGGCTTACAAGGACAAGGCAAGAGAAATGCTAGACCGTCGAATCATCGACATTGAGTACAAGAG AATACCATGTGAATACACAAACCAAAACTTGTCCGTAAGAATTGAAGCAAGCAGTAAGAAGCTAGATTCTTTAGCAGTTGCTTTCCTGTATCAAGGTGGCCAAACTGAAATTGTGGCTGTTAGTGTCATTGATCAG TTTGATAGGTCGAGGCCCATGGTCAGAATATATGGGACGGTGTGGGATATGAGTCCGGTCCCTGAAGGGCCTCCGTCGTTTAGATTACTGGTGGCACAAGGATTTGACGGGAGTATGGCAGCATCAGAGAAAGGTTTGCCAGCCGACTGGAAAGTCAGAGAAATGTACGATCTTGGTGTTCAGATGAATGGCATAATCGATTATAGAGACGGCTGCTCTGGTTGCTAG
- the LOC113286115 gene encoding expansin-like A1 isoform X1 codes for MAVLVLCFFFLLHTISCATAATNCDACLHQSKAAYFHSSSPISSGACGYGYLAKDLYEGYTAAGVPSLFKDGVDCGTCFHVKCKDKKLCRGRGTKLVLTNNYKSDFGIDLVLSDRAFISMAYKDKAREMLDRRIIDIEYKRIPCEYTNQNLSVRIEASSKKLDSLAVAFLYQGGQTEIVAVSVIDQFDRSRPMVRIYGTVWDMSPVPEGPPSFRLLVAQGFDGSMAASEKGLPADWKVREMYDLGVQMNGIIDYRDGCSGC; via the exons ATGGCTGTTTTAGTTCTGtgcttctttttccttcttcataCAATTTCATGCGCGACAGCTGCGACTAATTGTGATGCTTGTTTGCATCAAAGCAAGGCTGCTTATTTCCATTCTTCCTCTCCTATCTCAT CAGGGGCATGTGGGTATGGTTACTTAGCAAAGGACTTATATGAAGGATATACAGCAGCTGGTGTTCCTTCCCTATTTAAAGATGGTGTTGACTGTGGAACCTGCTTTCAT GTTAAGTGCAAGGACAAGAAACTCTGCAGAGGAAGAGGGACCAAACTGGTGTTAACTAATAATTATAAAAGTGATTTTGGTATAGATTTGGTTCTCAGTGACAGAGCTTTTATATCTATGGCTTACAAGGACAAGGCAAGAGAAATGCTAGACCGTCGAATCATCGACATTGAGTACAAGAG AATACCATGTGAATACACAAACCAAAACTTGTCCGTAAGAATTGAAGCAAGCAGTAAGAAGCTAGATTCTTTAGCAGTTGCTTTCCTGTATCAAGGTGGCCAAACTGAAATTGTGGCTGTTAGTGTCATTGATCAG TTTGATAGGTCGAGGCCCATGGTCAGAATATATGGGACGGTGTGGGATATGAGTCCGGTCCCTGAAGGGCCTCCGTCGTTTAGATTACTGGTGGCACAAGGATTTGACGGGAGTATGGCAGCATCAGAGAAAGGTTTGCCAGCCGACTGGAAAGTCAGAGAAATGTACGATCTTGGTGTTCAGATGAATGGCATAATCGATTATAGAGACGGCTGCTCTGGTTGCTAG